A genomic window from Prunus persica cultivar Lovell chromosome G2, Prunus_persica_NCBIv2, whole genome shotgun sequence includes:
- the LOC18786838 gene encoding uncharacterized protein LOC18786838 isoform X3 gives MEAGGGDMEDLTGPLRWNDERSLYICSMVLKVETVSYVINSIRLSDLFSSSCSCRFDPDLPTNPNPTAIGDPDLPTNPTAIGGDGDRTKCLWCSKCPWCSKSLKAPDEEKEDCSELNHPDNTTTRTECAACSKGNSELRYRASLTGEYLPFYMGCGVFGSQIVFGGGAKSRLSTVAERSDRRFGPDASRAIYGFETRDPNPTIKLRGRERMFGKLLGEVPKPLLMEVSGKLYALSGETILCKKKPPYFQVFNPNSKKWSPLPAPSILEPGGSYGDFSCAIVDSFILLSTRTSMVYGFDTSEEEHPKWIEVGTPSFFSDRPLPFKGKALLLMDDNESFMFSYKKRKQRGYAIVVYSVAPDHVSVIKKLPLEQVLAEADKLPADFRRNSAPRRSEKLRIMSLTFEISPPTTKGRDVKHIHTRFFDCDTRLSHTSHPCENTRHANVLGAFVLTGKLSSEESCYEEKTMQAS, from the exons ATGGAGGCAGGCGGCGGCGACATGGAAGATTTGACGGGACCATTAAGGTGGAATGATGAGAGGtccttatatatatgttccaTGGTTTTGAAGGTTGAGACTGTTTCTTACGTTATTAATTCCATCAGATTGAGCGATTTGTTTTCCTCATCATGCTCCTGCCGCTTTGATCCTGATCTTCCTACTAATCCTAATCCTACTGCTATTGGTGATCCCGACCTTCCTACTAATCCTACTGCtattggtggtgatggtgataGAACCAAATGCCTGTGGTGCTCCAAATGCCCGTGGTGCTCCAAATCCCTCAAAGCCCCCGACGAGGAGAAGGAGGATTGTAGTGAATTAAACCATCCGGATAATACGACAACCAGAACAGAATGCGCGGCTTGCTCTAAGGGCAATAGTGAATTACGCTATCGGGCTTCTCTCACCGGCGAGTATCTTCCCTTCTATATGGGTTGCGGTGTCTTTGGATCTCAAATTGTTTTCGGCGGAGGTGCGAAATCCCGCCTCTCAACCGTGGCCGAGCGCAGCGATAGGCGATTCGGACCAGATGCGAGTAGAGCTATATATGGATTTGAGACTCGGGATCCGAATCCCACGATCAAACTGAGGGGCCGAGAGCGTATGTTTGGGAAATTGCTTGGAGAAGTCCCTAAACCCCTGCTGATGGAGGTTTCGGGGAAACTCTATGCTCTCTCCGGTGAGACAATCTTATGTAAGAAAAAGCCTCCATATTTTCAGGTTTTCAACCCCAACTCTAAGAAATGGTCTCCCCTTCCCGCACCTTCAATTCTCGAGCCTGGTGGAAGCTATGGAGACTTCTCTTGTGCAATTGTGGATAGTTTTATCCTTCTGTCGACTCGGACCAGTATGGTATATGGCTTTGACACTAGTGAAGAGGAACATCCAAAATGGATAGAAGTTGGGACTCCTAGTTTTTTCTCCGatcgtcctcttccttttaAAGGAAAAGCTTTGCTCCTGATGGATGACaatgagtctttcatgttcagTTATAAGAAGAGGAAACAGCGTGGATATGCCATTGTTGTCTACTCTGTTGCTCCTGATCATGTGTctgttattaaaaaattgcCACTGGAGCAAGTTCTAGCGGAAGCGGATAAGTTGCCTGCTGATTTTCGTC GCAACAGCGCACCTAGAAGGTCTGAGAAGTTGCGCATTATGTCGTTAACCTTTGAAATCTCACCACCGACCACAAAGGGAAGGGACGTCAAACATATTCATACTCGCTTCTTTGACTGCGATACCAGACTGTCTCACACATCTCACCCATGTGAAAACACTCGGCATGCAAATGTGCTTGGTGCTTTTGTTCT gACAGGTAAATTGTCGAGTGAAGAATCATGCTATGAGGAGAAGACCATGCAAGCTAGTTAG
- the LOC18786838 gene encoding uncharacterized protein LOC18786838 isoform X2, translated as MEAGGGDMEDLTGPLRWNDERSLYICSMVLKVETVSYVINSIRLSDLFSSSCSCRFDPDLPTNPNPTAIGDPDLPTNPTAIGGDGDRTKCLWCSKCPWCSKSLKAPDEEKEDCSELNHPDNTTTRTECAACSKGNSELRYRASLTGEYLPFYMGCGVFGSQIVFGGGAKSRLSTVAERSDRRFGPDASRAIYGFETRDPNPTIKLRGRERMFGKLLGEVPKPLLMEVSGKLYALSGETILCKKKPPYFQVFNPNSKKWSPLPAPSILEPGGSYGDFSCAIVDSFILLSTRTSMVYGFDTSEEEHPKWIEVGTPSFFSDRPLPFKGKALLLMDDNESFMFSYKKRKQRGYAIVVYSVAPDHVSVIKKLPLEQVLAEADKLPADFRRTYSTYDHCFVHIEGLKVCLIMSLYISPGNSAPRRSEKLRIMSLTFEISPPTTKGRDVKHIHTRFFDCDTRLSHTSHPCENTRHANVLGAFVL; from the exons ATGGAGGCAGGCGGCGGCGACATGGAAGATTTGACGGGACCATTAAGGTGGAATGATGAGAGGtccttatatatatgttccaTGGTTTTGAAGGTTGAGACTGTTTCTTACGTTATTAATTCCATCAGATTGAGCGATTTGTTTTCCTCATCATGCTCCTGCCGCTTTGATCCTGATCTTCCTACTAATCCTAATCCTACTGCTATTGGTGATCCCGACCTTCCTACTAATCCTACTGCtattggtggtgatggtgataGAACCAAATGCCTGTGGTGCTCCAAATGCCCGTGGTGCTCCAAATCCCTCAAAGCCCCCGACGAGGAGAAGGAGGATTGTAGTGAATTAAACCATCCGGATAATACGACAACCAGAACAGAATGCGCGGCTTGCTCTAAGGGCAATAGTGAATTACGCTATCGGGCTTCTCTCACCGGCGAGTATCTTCCCTTCTATATGGGTTGCGGTGTCTTTGGATCTCAAATTGTTTTCGGCGGAGGTGCGAAATCCCGCCTCTCAACCGTGGCCGAGCGCAGCGATAGGCGATTCGGACCAGATGCGAGTAGAGCTATATATGGATTTGAGACTCGGGATCCGAATCCCACGATCAAACTGAGGGGCCGAGAGCGTATGTTTGGGAAATTGCTTGGAGAAGTCCCTAAACCCCTGCTGATGGAGGTTTCGGGGAAACTCTATGCTCTCTCCGGTGAGACAATCTTATGTAAGAAAAAGCCTCCATATTTTCAGGTTTTCAACCCCAACTCTAAGAAATGGTCTCCCCTTCCCGCACCTTCAATTCTCGAGCCTGGTGGAAGCTATGGAGACTTCTCTTGTGCAATTGTGGATAGTTTTATCCTTCTGTCGACTCGGACCAGTATGGTATATGGCTTTGACACTAGTGAAGAGGAACATCCAAAATGGATAGAAGTTGGGACTCCTAGTTTTTTCTCCGatcgtcctcttccttttaAAGGAAAAGCTTTGCTCCTGATGGATGACaatgagtctttcatgttcagTTATAAGAAGAGGAAACAGCGTGGATATGCCATTGTTGTCTACTCTGTTGCTCCTGATCATGTGTctgttattaaaaaattgcCACTGGAGCAAGTTCTAGCGGAAGCGGATAAGTTGCCTGCTGATTTTCGTCGTACATATTCAACATATGACCACTGCTTTGTTCATATAGAAGGTCTGAAAGTCTGCCTAATTATGAGCTTATATATTTCTCCAGGCAACAGCGCACCTAGAAGGTCTGAGAAGTTGCGCATTATGTCGTTAACCTTTGAAATCTCACCACCGACCACAAAGGGAAGGGACGTCAAACATATTCATACTCGCTTCTTTGACTGCGATACCAGACTGTCTCACACATCTCACCCATGTGAAAACACTCGGCATGCAAATGTGCTTGGTGCTTTTGTTCT GTAA
- the LOC18784574 gene encoding protein REVEILLE 3 isoform X1, translated as MVSVNPNPAQGFYLFDPMNMGLPGLNSMPPPTATATTASAATSTTACTASSTPTNATSLLAEDQSKKIRKPYTITKSRESWTEQEHDKFLEALQLFDRDWKKIEAFVGSKTVIQIRSHAQKYFLKVQKKGTSEHVPPPRPKRKATHPYPQKAPKSAAVVSQVAGQFQSSSALLNGYVYQPDSSFALGTPVTSATLSSWSYNSVPPVNVSQITKDDGRLAGPTVAHNSCYSSSNESNPTTWQMSEKVDQADPGQPHRVLPDFAQVYKFIGSVFDPNATSHLERLKELDPINLETVLLLMRNLSLNLTSPEFEDHRKLLSSYDADSEKAISDSNCNFSCIGKSENAILSA; from the exons ATGGTGTCTGTGAACCCAAACCCAGCTCAAGGTTTTTACTTGTTCGATCCCATGAATATGGGCCTTCCGGGTCTCAATTCTATGCCACCGCCGACAGCAACTGCTACTACAGCTTCGGCCGCGACCAGTACGACGGCTTGTACTGCGTCGTCCACGCCCACCAACGCCACGTCGTTGCTGGCAGAGGATCAAAGCAAGAAGATCCGGAAACCGTATACGATTACCAAGTCCAGGGAGAGCTGGACCGAGCAAGAGCACGACAAGTTTCTCGAAGCTCTTCAGCT ATTTGATCGTGACTGGAAGAAGATTGAAGCATTTGTTGGCTCAAAAACGGTTATCCAG ATACGTAGTCATGCACAGAAGTACTTTTTAAAGGTTCAGAAGAAAGGGACAAGTGAACATGTACCTCCACCTCGGCCTAAGAGGAAAGCGACTCATCCATACCCACAAAAGGCTCCAAAAAGTG CTGCAGTTGTATCTCAAGTTGCTGGGCAGTTTCAATCTTCATCTGCTTTGCTCAATGGATACGTTTACCAGCCAGATTCTTCATTTGCGCTTGGAACTCCAGTTACCAGTGCAACTTTATCTTCGTGGAGTTATAATTCTGTGCCTCCAGTCAATGTGTCGCAAATAACTAAAG ATGATGGAAGGTTAGCAGGTCCAACTGTTGCACATAACTCTTGCTACAGTAGTAGTAATGAAAGCAACCCAACAACTTGGCAAATGAGTGAGAAAGTTGATCAAGCAGATCCTGGCCAGCCACATAGag TTTTGCCAGATTTTGCTCAGGTGTACAAATTTATCGGCAGTGTGTTTGACCCCAATGCGACTAGTCATTTGGAGAGATTGAAAGAATTAGACCCCATAAATTTGGAAACC GTACTTTTGCTGATGCGGAACCTCTCCCTTAATTTGACAAGTCCTGAATTTGAGGATCAT AGAAAACTACTTTCATCATATGATGCCGACTCTGAGAAAGCTATATCTGATAGCAATTGCAACTTTTCTTGCATTGGTAAATCAGAGAATGCCATCCTATCTGCTTAG
- the LOC18785382 gene encoding uncharacterized protein LOC18785382, translated as MSLENEDTQSPDQPTETDNEIQKKSKLSYTREFLLSFCELDICKKLPSGFDQSIISEFEDAFKDRQRISSGLSSHSFRRNEYGSSPPTRGDVAGYSRAIPGRWESRSTGRSDKDSDSQSDRDSDSGRHYGKRSWQVPEHDGLLGSGSFPRPAGFTAGISAPKVRPNDTYQLNRTNEPYHPPRPYKAAPHSRREMTDSLNDETFGSSEVTSEDRAEEERKRRASFELMRKEQQKAFQEKQKLKPEKNKGDFDFATLLDDSKDEKRLLHRSSEIEEPLIPPASNNDAEKSTFLLQTPAPRPLVPPGFASTVLERNLGAKSLSHPHEVEVGSSELDENILHAKSKLVLNGTSDKQVEKQSAEQMVLGKQQHGSASTHVSVDSMSEKNPNLSPPQGAYNKIIGIDSQIYDTSNTSQALEASKNSEVIDLNAEKLAGNKIVGESNEGHSTSILEKLFSSAGALNGVGSSKISEHHDSKADETWSPDTVQSSKFAHWFREEEKKSGDDLSSGRRNDLLSLIVGGEKGGPHISDGVHDHSLPTFSSQNSEPADRLLTSDLVSPTVGNTKEPFKKNKPEAVSAVLTCEDLEQSILSEISESGPNLQPPVQRWALPGKKPEQLKANVDNHASQHLLSLLQKGTGLKDMEPSPNQETTFFEKLHDIEGTTIGSAVHSSKEDNAENASDSGKSLTLETLFGTAFMKELQSVGAPVSVKRGPIGSARVDVVEPQGLPFPVIDNSLLPSATEIGPNTTSHSSNDSTAHRRKQTKSDKIEERLLGFDNPQIELGSSQVGTDLGSKIGVFDGPADFRLPEEDSLITVSEPLNIQNFMSSGNLVKNKLFSSPNTQVDIAEKLAAMNSAFKDERSIMVSQEGPPFLRGPYDMREPDLPYQNLHVQPSSQQLHHPQLNHGGSLFHQLDSHPANINSQMNFMAPEGIIRSDPPPNHQFHANMVRPPFHHANAGQSGFDAHAHHPMLQQMHLPGNFPPPHLLQGLSNAQPLPPHPNRGAPLPAHPSSQVNSFMQEMNPMPGFPYGPRQPNFGGHGMPSPAPDVAGGSNHPEVLQRLMEMDLRSNSKQIRPFAAGGHTQGMYGHELDMGFGYR; from the exons ATGAGCTTAGAGAATGAAGACACACAGTCACCAGATCAGCCTACTGAAACGGATAACGAAATTCAAAA GAAGTCGAAATTGTCATATACGAGAGAATTCCTACTGTCGTTTTGTGAATTAGATATCTGCAAGAAGTTGCCAAGTGGGTTCGACCAGTCCATTATAAG TGAGTTCGAGGATGCTTTCAAAGATCGGCAAAGGATATCTAGTGGTTTGTCATCACATAGTTTCAGGCGAAATGAGTATGGTTCGTCCCCACCCACGAGAGGGGATGTAGCTGGTTATTCGCGGGCAATCCCTGGAAGGTGGGAAAGTCGTTCAACCGGACGGAGTGATAAAGATAGTGACTCGCAATCTGATAGGGATTCAG ATTCTGGAAGGCATTATGGGAAGCGGTCTTGGCAGGTTCCTGAGCATGATGGACTACTCGGAAGTGGTTCCTTTCCAAGACCTGCTGGGTTTACTGCAGGGATATCAGCACCAAAAGTTCGACCTAATGATACGTACCAGCTAAATAGAACCAACGAGCCATATCACCCTCCCCGCCCGTACAAG GCAGCACCTCACTCACGGAGGGAGATGACTGACTCAttgaatgatgaaacatttgGTTCGTCTGAGGTTACAAGTGAGGATAGAgcagaagaggaaagaaagagaagag CTTCGTTTGAATTGATGAGAAAAGAACAGCAGAAAGCATTTCAAGAAAAGCAGAAGCTGAAGCCAGAGAAGAACAAAGGTGATTTTGACTTTGCCACACTGTTGGATGATTCCAAAGATGAGAAGAGACTTTTGCATAGAAGCAGTGAAATAGAGGAGCCTCTTATACCACCAGCTTCAAATAATGATGCTGAAAAGTCTACTTTTCTCTTGCAAACTCCTGCACCCAGACCTCTTGTACCCCCAGGTTTTGCAAGCACAGTCTTGGAAAGAAATCTTGGAGCAAAGTCCTTGAGCCATCCCCATGAAGTGGAG GTTGGGAGTTCTGAACttgatgaaaatattttgcaTGCCAAAAGTAAACTTGTTTTAAATGGGACTTCTGATAAACAAGTGGAGAAACAATCAGCTGAACAAATGGTGTTGGGCAAGCAGCAACATGGAAGTGCAAGTACTCATGTCTCGGTTGATAGCATGAGTGAGAAGAATCCAAATTTGTCACCACCCCAAGGTGCCTATAATAAGATCATTGGCATTGATAGTCAAATATACGATACATCGAATACATCGCAAGCTTTAGAAGCCTCCAAAAATAGTGAAGTGATTGATCTCAATGCTGAAAAGCTGGCCGGGAATAAGATTGTTGGTGAATCCAATGAAGGTCATTCTACATCAATACTGGAAAAGCTCTTTAGCAGTGCTGGAGCATTAAATGGTGTTGGTTCCTCTAAGATAAGTGAG CATCATGATAGTAAAGCAGATGAGACATGGAGCCCTGACACTGTCCAGTCTTCCAAGTTTGCTCATTGGTTTCGCGAAGAAG AAAAGAAATCTGGTGATGATCTCTCATCTGGAAGGCGAAATGACTTACTTTCATTGATCGTTGGTGGTGAAAAAGGTGGACCCCACATTTCTGATGGGGTACATGATCACAGTCTTCCTACTTTTTCTTCCCAAAACTCTGAACCGGCAGACAGGCTTTTGACATCAGATTTAGTATCTCCAACAGTTGGTAACACCAAGGaaccatttaaaaaaaataaaccagAGGCAGTTTCGGCAGTCCTTACTTGTGAAGACCTTGAACAATCGATTCTGTCTGAAATTAGTGAAAGTGGTCCAAACTTGCAGCCCCCTGTTCAAAGGTGGGCTTTACCTGGTAAAAAACCCGAGCAGCTGAAAGCTAATGTCGATAATCATgcatcccagcacctactttCACTGTTGCAGAAGGGAACAGGCTTGAAAGATATGGAACCATCCCCTAATCAAGAAACaacattttttgaaaaattacatGACATTGAAGGAACAACTATTGGCAGTGCAGTTCACAGTTCAAAAGAGGACAATGCTGAAAATGCTTCTGATTCAGGGAAGAGTCTTACTCTTGAAACACTCTTTGGAACTGCTTTTATGAAAGAGTTACAATCAGTTGGAGCTCCGGTTTCTGTTAAAAGGGGCCCAATTGGGTCTGCAAGGGTAGATGTTGTGGAGCCTCAGGGGTTACCTTTTCCCGTGATAGATAACAGTCTTCTTCCATCTGCAACTGAAATTGGACCGAACACAACTAGCCATAGTAGTAATGACTCGACAGCACATAGAAGGAagcaaacaaaatcagataagaTTGAAGAGCGGTTGCTAGGCTTTGACAATCCTCAAATTGAACTAGGTTCATCACAGGTTGGAACGGACTTGGGGTCTAAGATTGGTGTCTTTGATGGGCCTGCTGATTTTCGACTTCCTGAAGAGGATAGCTTGATTACAGTCAGTGAACCATTGAACATCCAAAATTTTATGTCTTCTGGGAATCTAGTGAAAAACAAATTGTTCTCCTCCCCAAACACACAAGTTGACATTGCTGAAAAATTGGCAGCTATGAATTCGGCCTTTAAAGATGAAAGGAGTATCATGGTAAGCCAAGAAGGTCCGCCTTTTCTTCGTGGTCCTTATGATATGAGAGAGCCTGATCTCCCATATCAGAACCTTCATGTTCAGCCATCTTCTCAACAGCTCCATCATCCTCAGTTGAATCATGGGGGGTCCTTGTTCCATCAATTAGATTCTCATCCGGCTAATATCAATTCTCAGATGAATTTTATGGCGCCAGAGGGCATTATCCGAAGTGATCCTCCACCAAACCatcaatttcatgcaaataTGGTTCGTCCACCTTTTCATCATGCAAACGCTGGGCAATCTGGGTTTGATGCTCATGCCCATCACCCTATGTTGCAACAGATGCACCTACCAGGCAACTTTCCTCCACCTCACCTGCTACAAGGATTATCCAATGCTCAACCCCTGCCTCCTCATCCCAACCGGGGTGCACCTCTTCCTGCTCATCCAAGCAGTCAGGTGAATAGTTTTATGCAAGAAATGAACCCAATGCCAGGTTTTCCTTATGGTCCCCGGCAGCCCAACTTTGGTGGTCATGGAATGCCGTCGCCCG CTCCTGATGTTGCTGGTGGAAGCAACCATCCAGAGGTACTCCAAAGGCTCATGGAGATGGACTTAAGGTCAAATTCGAAACAGATTCGCCCATTTGCTGCTGGTGGACATACCCAAGGGATGTACGGACATGAACTTGATATGGGTTTCGGGTATAGGTAG
- the LOC18784574 gene encoding protein REVEILLE 3 isoform X2 produces MVSVNPNPAQGFYLFDPMNMGLPGLNSMPPPTATATTASAATSTTACTASSTPTNATSLLAEDQSKKIRKPYTITKSRESWTEQEHDKFLEALQLFDRDWKKIEAFVGSKTVIQIRSHAQKYFLKVQKKGTSEHVPPPRPKRKATHPYPQKAPKSVVSQVAGQFQSSSALLNGYVYQPDSSFALGTPVTSATLSSWSYNSVPPVNVSQITKDDGRLAGPTVAHNSCYSSSNESNPTTWQMSEKVDQADPGQPHRVLPDFAQVYKFIGSVFDPNATSHLERLKELDPINLETVLLLMRNLSLNLTSPEFEDHRKLLSSYDADSEKAISDSNCNFSCIGKSENAILSA; encoded by the exons ATGGTGTCTGTGAACCCAAACCCAGCTCAAGGTTTTTACTTGTTCGATCCCATGAATATGGGCCTTCCGGGTCTCAATTCTATGCCACCGCCGACAGCAACTGCTACTACAGCTTCGGCCGCGACCAGTACGACGGCTTGTACTGCGTCGTCCACGCCCACCAACGCCACGTCGTTGCTGGCAGAGGATCAAAGCAAGAAGATCCGGAAACCGTATACGATTACCAAGTCCAGGGAGAGCTGGACCGAGCAAGAGCACGACAAGTTTCTCGAAGCTCTTCAGCT ATTTGATCGTGACTGGAAGAAGATTGAAGCATTTGTTGGCTCAAAAACGGTTATCCAG ATACGTAGTCATGCACAGAAGTACTTTTTAAAGGTTCAGAAGAAAGGGACAAGTGAACATGTACCTCCACCTCGGCCTAAGAGGAAAGCGACTCATCCATACCCACAAAAGGCTCCAAAAAGTG TTGTATCTCAAGTTGCTGGGCAGTTTCAATCTTCATCTGCTTTGCTCAATGGATACGTTTACCAGCCAGATTCTTCATTTGCGCTTGGAACTCCAGTTACCAGTGCAACTTTATCTTCGTGGAGTTATAATTCTGTGCCTCCAGTCAATGTGTCGCAAATAACTAAAG ATGATGGAAGGTTAGCAGGTCCAACTGTTGCACATAACTCTTGCTACAGTAGTAGTAATGAAAGCAACCCAACAACTTGGCAAATGAGTGAGAAAGTTGATCAAGCAGATCCTGGCCAGCCACATAGag TTTTGCCAGATTTTGCTCAGGTGTACAAATTTATCGGCAGTGTGTTTGACCCCAATGCGACTAGTCATTTGGAGAGATTGAAAGAATTAGACCCCATAAATTTGGAAACC GTACTTTTGCTGATGCGGAACCTCTCCCTTAATTTGACAAGTCCTGAATTTGAGGATCAT AGAAAACTACTTTCATCATATGATGCCGACTCTGAGAAAGCTATATCTGATAGCAATTGCAACTTTTCTTGCATTGGTAAATCAGAGAATGCCATCCTATCTGCTTAG
- the LOC109947615 gene encoding uncharacterized protein LOC109947615, which yields MEAPTPPSPTELDAAERIILLWDSTASEEARERMIFEGHRDEVDRYLQAVDEIQRSMSSASLVSVDDQTKLNSAIQIAMARLEDEFRNILLNHTSPIEPDSLTCRRVWAAPPRSASRRDGRDHPRWRRRSPPRHPFNRGCRGWSCSTPQPPWLARHVRGLEACCSRNG from the exons ATGGAAGCTCCAACTCCGCCTTCGCCTACAGAGCTCGACGCGGCGGAGAGGATTATTCTTCTGTGGGACTCGACGGCCTCTGAAGAAGCCAGGGAACGAATGATATTCGAAGGCCACCGCGACGAAGTCGATCGCTACTTGCAGGCCGTTGATGAAATCCAACGCTCCATGTCCTCCGCCTCCCTCGTCTCCGTCGACGACCAGACCAAGCTTAACTCTGCCATCCAGATCGCCATGGCGAGGCTCGAGGACGAGTTCCGCAACATCCTCCTCAACCACACCTCTCCCATCGAGCCTGACTCGCTCACCTGTCGCAGGGTCTGGGCAGCGCCTCCACGTTCTGCTTCACGAAGAGACGGCCGCGACCATCCCCGATGGAGAAGGCGGAGCCCACCAAGGCATCCATTCAACAGAG GTTGCAGAGGTTGGTCATGCTCAACACCACAACCGCCATGGCTTGCTCGGCATGTTCGAGGTCTCGAGGCTTGCTGCTCCAGAAACGGGTAG
- the LOC18786838 gene encoding uncharacterized protein LOC18786838 isoform X1, producing MEAGGGDMEDLTGPLRWNDERSLYICSMVLKVETVSYVINSIRLSDLFSSSCSCRFDPDLPTNPNPTAIGDPDLPTNPTAIGGDGDRTKCLWCSKCPWCSKSLKAPDEEKEDCSELNHPDNTTTRTECAACSKGNSELRYRASLTGEYLPFYMGCGVFGSQIVFGGGAKSRLSTVAERSDRRFGPDASRAIYGFETRDPNPTIKLRGRERMFGKLLGEVPKPLLMEVSGKLYALSGETILCKKKPPYFQVFNPNSKKWSPLPAPSILEPGGSYGDFSCAIVDSFILLSTRTSMVYGFDTSEEEHPKWIEVGTPSFFSDRPLPFKGKALLLMDDNESFMFSYKKRKQRGYAIVVYSVAPDHVSVIKKLPLEQVLAEADKLPADFRRTYSTYDHCFVHIEGLKVCLIMSLYISPGNSAPRRSEKLRIMSLTFEISPPTTKGRDVKHIHTRFFDCDTRLSHTSHPCENTRHANVLGAFVLTGKLSSEESCYEEKTMQAS from the exons ATGGAGGCAGGCGGCGGCGACATGGAAGATTTGACGGGACCATTAAGGTGGAATGATGAGAGGtccttatatatatgttccaTGGTTTTGAAGGTTGAGACTGTTTCTTACGTTATTAATTCCATCAGATTGAGCGATTTGTTTTCCTCATCATGCTCCTGCCGCTTTGATCCTGATCTTCCTACTAATCCTAATCCTACTGCTATTGGTGATCCCGACCTTCCTACTAATCCTACTGCtattggtggtgatggtgataGAACCAAATGCCTGTGGTGCTCCAAATGCCCGTGGTGCTCCAAATCCCTCAAAGCCCCCGACGAGGAGAAGGAGGATTGTAGTGAATTAAACCATCCGGATAATACGACAACCAGAACAGAATGCGCGGCTTGCTCTAAGGGCAATAGTGAATTACGCTATCGGGCTTCTCTCACCGGCGAGTATCTTCCCTTCTATATGGGTTGCGGTGTCTTTGGATCTCAAATTGTTTTCGGCGGAGGTGCGAAATCCCGCCTCTCAACCGTGGCCGAGCGCAGCGATAGGCGATTCGGACCAGATGCGAGTAGAGCTATATATGGATTTGAGACTCGGGATCCGAATCCCACGATCAAACTGAGGGGCCGAGAGCGTATGTTTGGGAAATTGCTTGGAGAAGTCCCTAAACCCCTGCTGATGGAGGTTTCGGGGAAACTCTATGCTCTCTCCGGTGAGACAATCTTATGTAAGAAAAAGCCTCCATATTTTCAGGTTTTCAACCCCAACTCTAAGAAATGGTCTCCCCTTCCCGCACCTTCAATTCTCGAGCCTGGTGGAAGCTATGGAGACTTCTCTTGTGCAATTGTGGATAGTTTTATCCTTCTGTCGACTCGGACCAGTATGGTATATGGCTTTGACACTAGTGAAGAGGAACATCCAAAATGGATAGAAGTTGGGACTCCTAGTTTTTTCTCCGatcgtcctcttccttttaAAGGAAAAGCTTTGCTCCTGATGGATGACaatgagtctttcatgttcagTTATAAGAAGAGGAAACAGCGTGGATATGCCATTGTTGTCTACTCTGTTGCTCCTGATCATGTGTctgttattaaaaaattgcCACTGGAGCAAGTTCTAGCGGAAGCGGATAAGTTGCCTGCTGATTTTCGTCGTACATATTCAACATATGACCACTGCTTTGTTCATATAGAAGGTCTGAAAGTCTGCCTAATTATGAGCTTATATATTTCTCCAGGCAACAGCGCACCTAGAAGGTCTGAGAAGTTGCGCATTATGTCGTTAACCTTTGAAATCTCACCACCGACCACAAAGGGAAGGGACGTCAAACATATTCATACTCGCTTCTTTGACTGCGATACCAGACTGTCTCACACATCTCACCCATGTGAAAACACTCGGCATGCAAATGTGCTTGGTGCTTTTGTTCT gACAGGTAAATTGTCGAGTGAAGAATCATGCTATGAGGAGAAGACCATGCAAGCTAGTTAG